From the genome of Chryseobacterium shigense, one region includes:
- a CDS encoding helix-turn-helix domain-containing protein, with product MKKKTQPDYRKIYQDIITLKYPEKKELCNGILSKAKLTLLDIIQLNDLIFSPVNEDKKHRSYDESSILEILTFQKKYSYSNKKTAAHFRVSRNTIAKWKKNYIMLSQ from the coding sequence ATGAAAAAGAAAACCCAACCTGATTATAGAAAAATATATCAGGATATTATTACACTAAAATATCCCGAAAAAAAAGAATTATGCAACGGAATTTTATCAAAAGCTAAACTGACTCTGTTGGACATTATACAACTAAATGATTTAATTTTCAGTCCTGTTAATGAAGATAAAAAACATCGTTCGTATGATGAATCTTCAATATTGGAAATTTTAACCTTTCAAAAAAAATACAGTTATTCTAACAAAAAGACAGCGGCTCACTTTAGAGTAAGCAGGAATACCATTGCCAAATGGAAAAAAAACTATATAATGCTCTCACAATAA
- a CDS encoding helix-turn-helix transcriptional regulator: MIEYYKKIGDNKMEAYYLEKNMRLKDSLGRINQSALITQNKIDKKALLTQKKDNPLFYLLVPIVLLVLLSLIVIYFYRKKQHKKYISPKLPDRNTDLQGDTSDGDNLLLLLEMVKRNDKHLLAVFQNVFPYLYKRLLEFPELTPLDLEMCVYLKLNIQTKDIATYMRSSINSVDSRKYRLRKKLNIPQNTNLYVWINKL, translated from the coding sequence ATGATAGAATATTATAAAAAGATTGGAGACAACAAAATGGAAGCTTATTATCTTGAAAAAAATATGCGACTAAAAGATAGTCTGGGAAGAATCAATCAATCTGCACTTATAACCCAAAATAAAATTGATAAAAAAGCTTTATTAACTCAAAAAAAAGACAACCCATTATTTTATTTACTAGTTCCTATTGTATTGCTTGTTCTGCTGTCACTTATTGTAATCTATTTTTACAGGAAAAAGCAGCATAAAAAGTATATTTCGCCTAAGCTGCCTGATAGAAACACAGATTTACAGGGGGATACTTCAGATGGAGATAACCTTCTTTTATTATTGGAAATGGTCAAGCGTAATGATAAACATTTGCTCGCGGTTTTCCAGAATGTATTTCCATATTTATACAAAAGGTTATTGGAATTTCCGGAACTTACACCACTAGATCTCGAAATGTGTGTATATCTAAAATTGAATATCCAGACTAAAGATATTGCTACTTATATGCGGTCTTCAATAAATTCTGTAGACAGCAGAAAGTATCGTTTGCGAAAAAAACTGAATATTCCTCAAAATACCAATTTATATGTGTGGATCAATAAACTTTAG